The following proteins are co-located in the Bdellovibrio sp. ArHS genome:
- a CDS encoding ATPase AAA — translation MASKFDLQSLVSNWQNSSTHAKEHWSGTFEEYLDLVKQNPKVTRNAYQRMYDMIVEEGTETYLDFKKEVVRYRFFDDTFNNGKDAVFGLDVQLMKLVNVLKAAALGYGTEKRVILLHGPVGSAKSTICRMLKKGLERYSHSKSGAMYTFEWIDEKLELDGILGKGVKVFPSPMNEEPLLLIPEELRQSVYESLNKGQEGSYRVHVDGELSPPSRFIFKQLMEKYEGNLMKVLEHVRVRRLFISEADRIGIGTFQPKDEKNQDSTELTGDINYRKIAEYGSDSDPRAFNFDGEFNVANRGMIEFVEVLKLDVAFLYDLLGASQEHRVKPKKFAQTHIDEVIIGHTNEPEYRRLQDNEFMEALRDRTVKIDIPYITRWRDEINIYKRDFNSQKVRGLSIAPHTVEMAAMWAILTRLEKPKKANLTRLQKLKLYNGKTLPNYTEDNVRELRKEANREGLEGISARYIQDKLSNALVAAQQSNKGSVNPFMVFKELESGLKNHSLISNEELKNEYKELLGVVLQEYEEIIKAEVQRAISADESAMQRLCANYIDNVKAYTQREKVRNQFTGNDEEPDERLMRSIEEKIEIPESRKDDFRREIMNYIGALALEGKKFNYKMNERLHKAIELKLFEDQKDSIKLTTLVSNVADKDTQEKIDIVKTRLIKDFGYDEISATDVLHYVASIFARGDVKNK, via the coding sequence ATGGCCTCTAAGTTTGATCTTCAATCGTTGGTCAGTAACTGGCAGAACTCGAGCACTCACGCTAAAGAGCATTGGAGTGGGACCTTCGAAGAGTATCTCGATCTTGTAAAACAAAATCCTAAAGTCACGAGGAATGCTTATCAGCGCATGTACGACATGATCGTTGAAGAGGGCACCGAGACGTACCTGGATTTCAAAAAAGAAGTCGTACGATACAGATTCTTCGACGACACCTTCAACAATGGCAAGGACGCGGTCTTCGGGCTGGATGTTCAGTTGATGAAGCTGGTGAACGTGCTTAAAGCTGCGGCTTTAGGATACGGAACTGAAAAACGTGTGATTCTTCTTCATGGTCCGGTGGGCAGTGCGAAGTCCACGATCTGCCGCATGCTCAAAAAAGGTCTTGAGCGCTACTCACACTCTAAATCGGGTGCGATGTACACGTTTGAATGGATCGATGAGAAGCTGGAGCTTGATGGTATTCTGGGTAAAGGCGTGAAGGTGTTTCCTTCACCAATGAACGAAGAGCCTTTGTTGTTAATCCCGGAAGAACTTCGTCAAAGCGTCTATGAATCTTTGAATAAAGGCCAAGAGGGTTCTTATCGCGTGCACGTGGACGGAGAACTCAGTCCTCCATCGCGCTTTATCTTTAAACAACTCATGGAAAAATACGAAGGCAACCTGATGAAAGTTCTTGAGCACGTGCGCGTGCGAAGACTTTTCATCTCGGAAGCGGACCGTATCGGAATCGGGACTTTCCAACCCAAAGACGAAAAGAATCAGGACTCCACAGAGCTTACTGGTGATATCAACTACCGTAAGATCGCCGAATACGGATCTGACTCTGATCCGCGCGCTTTCAACTTTGACGGAGAATTCAACGTTGCCAACCGCGGTATGATTGAATTTGTTGAGGTTTTGAAGCTTGATGTGGCTTTCTTGTACGATCTCTTGGGCGCGTCTCAAGAGCACCGGGTAAAACCCAAAAAGTTCGCCCAAACGCATATCGATGAAGTGATCATCGGTCACACGAACGAACCGGAATACCGTCGTCTTCAAGACAACGAGTTCATGGAAGCTCTTCGTGACCGTACCGTAAAGATCGATATTCCTTACATCACTCGTTGGAGAGACGAAATCAACATTTACAAACGCGATTTCAATTCTCAGAAGGTGCGTGGTTTGAGCATTGCTCCGCACACGGTTGAGATGGCGGCGATGTGGGCGATTCTGACTCGTTTGGAAAAGCCTAAGAAAGCCAACCTGACTCGTTTGCAAAAACTAAAGCTTTATAACGGTAAGACGTTGCCGAATTATACGGAAGACAACGTGCGCGAGCTTCGTAAAGAGGCCAACCGCGAAGGTCTGGAAGGTATTTCAGCTCGTTATATTCAGGATAAACTTTCCAACGCTCTAGTGGCGGCCCAGCAGTCCAACAAAGGGTCTGTGAATCCGTTTATGGTGTTTAAGGAACTGGAATCCGGCCTGAAGAATCACTCGCTGATTTCCAATGAAGAACTCAAGAACGAATACAAGGAACTTCTGGGTGTGGTTCTTCAAGAATATGAAGAAATCATCAAAGCCGAGGTGCAAAGAGCAATCAGTGCCGATGAAAGTGCGATGCAAAGACTTTGCGCGAACTACATCGACAACGTCAAAGCTTACACGCAACGTGAAAAAGTTCGTAATCAGTTCACCGGCAATGATGAAGAGCCAGATGAACGCTTGATGCGATCTATTGAAGAAAAAATCGAGATCCCTGAGTCCCGCAAAGATGATTTCCGTCGCGAGATCATGAACTACATCGGGGCGCTCGCTTTGGAAGGTAAGAAGTTCAACTATAAAATGAACGAACGGCTTCACAAAGCGATCGAATTGAAGCTCTTTGAGGATCAAAAAGACAGCATTAAGCTGACGACGTTGGTAAGTAATGTTGCTGATAAAGATACTCAGGAAAAAATTGATATCGTTAAAACTCGTCTCATCAAGGACTTCGGGTATGATGAAATCTCTGCGACGGATGTTCTACACTACGTTGCAAGTATCTTCGCCCGTGGGGATGTAAAGAATAAATAA
- a CDS encoding DUF4292 domain-containing protein — protein MMTTINYFLLILLTAFLSGCVTKTVKQGAYHKAQWETKALIKDEKKNKTQSLNIDIYAIKNERARLEISAMLGYQVASLVMSPTEISYVIYPQKTFFYGRNSERAFSRMIDVPLHPMNLANIAFDEPVRGPGWQCTLSQEGWVSQCDNLQKNLRVVWSNRTEGEKKVVITGPQFEMQWQFPAPQTEVQFKSDLFTLRQPSGFKAIQIN, from the coding sequence ATGATGACAACTATCAATTATTTTTTGCTGATTCTATTAACCGCTTTTCTTTCCGGCTGTGTCACCAAGACAGTCAAGCAGGGGGCTTACCATAAAGCCCAGTGGGAGACCAAAGCTCTTATTAAGGATGAAAAGAAAAATAAGACTCAGTCATTAAATATAGATATCTACGCTATAAAAAATGAAAGAGCCCGTTTGGAAATTTCAGCAATGTTGGGTTATCAGGTGGCAAGCCTGGTGATGAGTCCCACTGAAATTTCTTATGTCATCTATCCGCAGAAAACATTTTTTTATGGCAGAAATTCAGAGCGTGCATTCAGTCGGATGATTGATGTCCCTTTACATCCAATGAATCTTGCCAATATCGCTTTTGACGAACCTGTGCGTGGTCCCGGTTGGCAATGCACGCTTTCACAAGAGGGTTGGGTTTCTCAATGTGACAATTTGCAAAAGAACCTTCGTGTTGTCTGGTCAAATCGAACTGAAGGCGAAAAGAAAGTTGTTATTACGGGGCCGCAATTTGAAATGCAGTGGCAATTTCCTGCGCCCCAGACTGAGGTCCAGTTCAAATCAGATCTGTTCACATTGAGACAGCCGTCAGGGTTCAAAGCAATACAAATAAATTAA
- a CDS encoding tetratricopeptide repeat protein codes for MFLFTRTSLIPILLTLTACATFTQNDADKATYYEASFDDKNRAPASFAPAIVAQDGSAKLDPFYMRTQADYNFAMGEAYSLDGNSQKAIEAFKTVLVYDQESPAVNMRLAAEYLKQGMISESLVQAEEAVKKDPKNVDARLLLGGLYSSMRLYPKALAEYSTVMKLEPANTEAPLYIGALYSEQKQSDKAVSYFESLLKNPEYTTPHLAHYYIGRVRMEQPETKYQKAAEESFKKTLKLKPNFADALLSLGSLYAKQKKEDKAIAMYKEFQKENTPSARIAEVLAQIYIEQGDYENAYDQLVIVESESEEPLNVRMKMALILIEQKHYDQAAQKLEDILKEAPESDKVRFYLAAVYEETRKAEKAVKEYRKIPSSSTYYGEAVVHAAYLLKGLGRLEEGLEVAAKGLKDRQDQPQIFAMYASLLDEKSDYKGASKVLQQGLEKFPENAQLRFYYGTINDRLGNKEVVVNEMKKVLELDPNHVQGMNYLAFTWAEMGVQLPQAEKLARRALELEPKDGYVLDTLGWILYKQNKFTESIKFLEAAHKYQSTVSIIAEHLGDAYLKQSMVDKAKKMYRKAADLETDKKKVEEIRGKITAIEKQELLSPRMPASEPKAEVPIAEHDTSK; via the coding sequence ATGTTTTTATTCACTAGGACTTCCTTAATCCCTATTTTGTTGACGCTGACGGCATGTGCGACGTTCACACAGAACGACGCGGACAAAGCCACCTATTATGAAGCGTCATTCGATGACAAAAACAGAGCTCCTGCATCTTTTGCTCCTGCAATCGTGGCCCAAGATGGAAGCGCAAAGTTAGATCCTTTTTATATGCGCACTCAAGCGGACTATAATTTTGCGATGGGCGAGGCTTACAGCCTTGACGGAAATTCGCAAAAAGCGATCGAAGCTTTTAAGACCGTGTTGGTGTACGACCAAGAATCTCCGGCTGTGAACATGCGTTTGGCGGCCGAGTACTTAAAACAAGGCATGATCTCGGAATCTCTGGTGCAAGCAGAAGAGGCTGTTAAAAAAGATCCCAAAAATGTGGATGCTCGCCTTCTTTTGGGTGGTTTGTATTCCTCGATGAGGCTTTATCCTAAGGCTTTGGCGGAATATTCTACCGTGATGAAGCTTGAGCCGGCCAATACGGAAGCGCCTCTTTATATTGGTGCTTTGTATTCAGAACAAAAGCAGTCAGACAAAGCCGTTTCATACTTTGAGTCCTTGCTGAAGAATCCCGAGTACACGACGCCACATCTGGCGCACTATTACATCGGCCGTGTTCGTATGGAACAGCCAGAAACGAAATATCAGAAAGCCGCCGAAGAGTCTTTTAAGAAGACTCTTAAGTTAAAACCTAACTTTGCGGATGCTCTTCTTTCTTTGGGATCTCTTTATGCAAAACAAAAGAAAGAAGATAAAGCCATTGCGATGTACAAAGAGTTCCAAAAAGAAAATACTCCCAGTGCTCGCATCGCTGAAGTTTTAGCGCAGATTTACATCGAACAAGGTGATTACGAAAACGCTTATGATCAATTGGTGATCGTTGAGTCCGAGTCTGAAGAACCGTTAAATGTTCGTATGAAAATGGCTTTGATTCTGATTGAACAGAAACACTATGATCAAGCAGCGCAAAAGCTTGAGGATATTCTTAAAGAAGCGCCAGAATCAGACAAAGTTCGTTTCTACTTGGCTGCGGTTTACGAAGAAACTCGCAAGGCTGAAAAAGCCGTGAAGGAATATCGTAAGATCCCGTCCAGCAGCACTTACTACGGCGAAGCCGTTGTGCACGCTGCCTATCTTCTTAAAGGCTTAGGTCGTTTGGAGGAGGGCTTGGAAGTGGCGGCAAAAGGTCTGAAAGATCGTCAAGATCAGCCTCAGATTTTTGCGATGTATGCTTCTTTGTTAGATGAAAAGTCGGATTACAAGGGGGCCTCTAAAGTTCTGCAACAGGGCTTAGAGAAGTTTCCTGAAAATGCGCAGCTTCGCTTCTACTATGGAACGATCAATGATCGTTTGGGAAATAAAGAAGTCGTTGTTAATGAGATGAAAAAAGTTTTGGAATTAGATCCGAATCATGTGCAGGGCATGAACTATTTGGCGTTCACATGGGCGGAAATGGGCGTGCAATTGCCGCAGGCGGAAAAGTTAGCTCGTCGTGCGCTAGAGCTTGAACCAAAAGATGGTTATGTTCTGGATACGCTGGGTTGGATTTTGTACAAGCAGAACAAATTTACTGAGTCTATCAAGTTCTTAGAAGCGGCTCATAAATACCAATCAACTGTCAGTATTATCGCAGAACATCTTGGCGATGCTTATCTTAAGCAATCCATGGTCGACAAAGCCAAAAAGATGTATCGTAAAGCGGCTGATCTGGAAACGGACAAAAAGAAGGTTGAAGAAATTCGTGGTAAGATCACTGCGATCGAAAAGCAGGAGCTTCTTTCGCCAAGAATGCCAGCGTCAGAGCCAAAAGCGGAAGTGCCGATTGCAGAGCACGACACAAGCAAATAG
- a CDS encoding polyhydroxyalkanoate synthesis regulator DNA-binding domain-containing protein, giving the protein MTSKPNSKVKIIKRYQNRKLYDTQQSCYVTLDDIAKMIRTNEEVMVIDNKSKNDITAATLTQIIFEAEKKASQYAPLFTLREIIQNGNGSISGYLAKLGAFPQDYMTKQQVNTVIENASTDSVKQNLENRVATAATRYNTDTTAKVAAEKATVLPGLQQDDETPNLPGSSLLNN; this is encoded by the coding sequence ATGACATCGAAGCCAAATTCTAAAGTAAAAATCATCAAGCGTTATCAGAATCGCAAACTCTACGACACTCAACAAAGCTGCTACGTTACTTTGGACGATATCGCTAAGATGATCCGTACAAACGAAGAAGTAATGGTTATCGATAATAAATCTAAAAACGATATCACTGCTGCTACTTTGACTCAGATCATTTTCGAAGCGGAAAAGAAAGCATCTCAATACGCTCCTCTTTTCACTCTTCGTGAAATCATCCAAAATGGCAACGGCAGCATCTCTGGTTACTTGGCTAAGCTTGGCGCGTTCCCTCAGGACTACATGACTAAGCAACAAGTGAACACAGTGATCGAAAACGCTTCAACTGACAGCGTAAAACAAAACTTGGAAAACCGCGTTGCTACTGCTGCAACACGCTACAATACAGACACTACTGCTAAAGTAGCTGCTGAAAAAGCGACTGTTCTTCCTGGTTTGCAACAAGACGACGAAACTCCAAATCTTCCTGGTTCTTCTTTGTTGAACAACTAA
- the lpoB gene encoding penicillin-binding protein activator LpoB: MKRNLALAALALSFLAMTSCGPKAFVKGQYDDVNRENLMNDQWSETDMQKAVADLVASLMNAPAINGAKKMPVVMVTGLQNKTSEHIDTQSIMDMVRVELMKSGKVGFIDKEARQDIADEYNYQNSGMVEQESKKGPGGQVGADFIINGRLDSIVQEVGKDKSVYYKLTLNLTNLKTSMITWSDQKQIRKTFKKKAVGL; encoded by the coding sequence ATGAAAAGGAATCTTGCTTTAGCAGCTCTCGCTCTTTCGTTCTTGGCAATGACTAGTTGTGGTCCCAAGGCTTTCGTAAAAGGTCAGTACGACGACGTAAATCGTGAAAACTTGATGAACGATCAATGGTCTGAAACAGATATGCAAAAAGCGGTTGCGGACTTGGTTGCCAGTTTAATGAATGCTCCGGCGATCAACGGTGCGAAAAAGATGCCCGTAGTGATGGTGACCGGTCTTCAGAATAAGACAAGTGAGCACATCGATACTCAAAGCATCATGGATATGGTTCGTGTCGAACTTATGAAATCTGGAAAAGTGGGTTTCATTGATAAGGAAGCACGTCAGGATATCGCAGACGAATACAATTATCAGAACTCGGGCATGGTTGAGCAGGAATCCAAAAAAGGTCCTGGTGGCCAAGTCGGTGCCGACTTCATTATCAACGGCCGTCTTGATTCTATCGTTCAGGAAGTGGGTAAGGATAAATCGGTTTATTATAAGCTGACATTAAACCTGACAAACCTGAAAACCAGCATGATCACTTGGTCAGACCAAAAACAAATTCGTAAAACATTTAAGAAAAAAGCGGTTGGTCTTTAA
- a CDS encoding JAB domain-containing protein: MSSSLHAYELLRAQINPYAEELWLIALNSQMEMVQKEMIFRGTADHCLVHPRDIFRTLILCNASSFVMAHNHPSNQALPSEQDLVFTRKIYQLAMMFQIPLNDHLVMTATQYYSMADHGHFKKWRKNSVQYLYE; encoded by the coding sequence GTGTCCTCAAGTCTACACGCCTATGAATTACTCCGCGCACAAATCAATCCTTATGCCGAAGAACTTTGGCTCATTGCCCTAAACTCGCAGATGGAAATGGTGCAAAAGGAAATGATTTTTCGTGGAACTGCGGATCATTGCCTAGTTCATCCTCGCGACATATTTCGCACCTTGATTTTATGCAACGCAAGTTCGTTCGTCATGGCCCACAATCATCCGAGCAACCAAGCGCTGCCCTCGGAACAAGACTTAGTCTTCACACGTAAGATTTATCAACTGGCAATGATGTTTCAAATACCTCTGAACGATCATTTGGTCATGACCGCCACTCAGTATTACAGCATGGCAGATCATGGCCACTTTAAAAAATGGCGCAAAAATTCTGTTCAGTATCTTTATGAATAG
- a CDS encoding spore coat protein U domain-containing protein yields MRTLFFLTLLFMNQIALADVDNCHNMQLQTSQTAVNFNNTNTAAPTFTVKANTQFGGCDFFITFDNGDASSYSSRALEQGSDKWPFQVSKDSAQQNILKHFPFVTGPNDVLTGSLAEGNNDRQVNVTYYAQIDDSNPWLKFGNYSETLTARLYKGSPASPGNYTFIDSRAIAFYYNAQKRADISITAPGGEFDIGDTTETMNFGALSTGLTRAASIILKYNAGYMLYASSQNNGRLKHSTANQFISYVLTISGSAINLSGTASNPIQVARVLGRSPASGTVLPVSATIGTVATNQQSGTYSDTITLTVQSAE; encoded by the coding sequence ATGAGAACACTCTTTTTTCTGACGCTGCTATTTATGAATCAAATCGCTTTGGCGGATGTTGATAACTGCCACAACATGCAGTTGCAGACATCACAGACGGCAGTTAATTTTAATAATACAAATACGGCGGCACCCACTTTCACAGTCAAGGCAAACACGCAGTTTGGCGGCTGCGATTTTTTTATTACTTTTGATAACGGGGACGCTTCGTCCTATTCCAGTCGTGCACTTGAACAGGGATCTGATAAGTGGCCCTTTCAAGTGTCCAAAGACTCGGCCCAACAAAATATTCTGAAACACTTTCCTTTTGTGACAGGCCCTAACGACGTGCTCACGGGATCACTGGCAGAGGGCAATAACGACAGACAAGTGAATGTGACTTACTATGCCCAGATTGATGATTCCAACCCTTGGCTAAAATTTGGAAATTATTCGGAAACTTTGACGGCCCGTTTGTATAAAGGTTCACCGGCCTCTCCAGGCAATTATACCTTTATCGATTCTCGTGCGATTGCTTTTTATTACAATGCTCAGAAGAGAGCCGACATATCGATCACGGCCCCCGGCGGGGAATTTGATATTGGCGACACGACAGAGACGATGAACTTCGGGGCTCTGTCGACGGGATTAACACGTGCGGCTTCTATTATTCTGAAATACAACGCAGGATATATGCTTTATGCCTCTTCTCAAAACAACGGTCGCCTTAAACATTCGACGGCGAATCAATTTATTTCCTATGTGCTAACCATCAGTGGAAGTGCGATCAATTTATCCGGAACGGCTTCTAACCCCATTCAGGTGGCGAGGGTTTTGGGAAGGTCGCCGGCTAGCGGGACAGTTTTGCCAGTTTCGGCGACAATCGGAACTGTTGCGACCAATCAGCAGTCGGGAACTTATTCCGACACGATTACTTTGACAGTGCAATCTGCCGAATAA
- a CDS encoding fimbria/pilus outer membrane usher protein has product MKLIFSLLFLTASLSMSAWAQGPRPALAKPYLVAPLILDQRVIGEAWIFPRDDRKNFSVEAKPLLNGLQPYLKDSLYQNLQNRLRAEGVVTLQDLEGVGISPIFDEARLELKLDLPLKYRKGNDLDLNYAELSSRPYQRPREHSGYLNLRLQQSYQYGSGANDEKLPLSSHVDFVENIRGFVLESSGEYLEGSAHPWKRQDTRIRKDDEERMLRYTLGDLTLSARGFQLAPNIAGLSVVREFSIQPYKTLRPLSNTEIVIKRPSFVEVYVNGFLFSQLRLAPGVFNIRDFPLALGQNNVKVKIRDDFGQEETFDFSVLFENTLLGRGVQEFSYAFGQPWSESGADRAYDKNSAVTLFHRMGLSDQLTFGLNFQNYLAQSLTGVEFSGISRWGYFSFDGAHASRSDDFQGYAERIRYRTLDRMFGIDVPIVLTLEAENRDPNFVPVSILDVGLNSFLRRYDSQLNFRFSQNWYFGLGAGALEVPSGPDERIYRANFVIPINNQIRVELGYNKTVAQNEEDRGLISFFWAEPQGKYSASAYYDSLQKSANLTVNRNNLYKYDDFRASASLQGSDGNEGGNLNAEYLSQAFSLRLEHFTSRQNSSDINTTSLGLNTGIAWVGSHAALTQPIYDSFVLVHSEILPEEQELVINPNGDKGEAKLGPRHTSVLRDQTAYYKYTVNVDSTSLPVGYLLEKEYYNVQPTYRSGILLNLNLKKKVMVKGRVVDQNGRVLSYIAGDILNSQDQLVDNTFFTNKNGGFLIEGLEPGKYKIMTDRPYLGPLYFEVKEAPGNSLDLGSIVLKKEDSE; this is encoded by the coding sequence TTGAAGCTGATTTTTAGCCTCCTATTTTTAACGGCCTCCCTGAGTATGTCGGCTTGGGCCCAAGGGCCGCGACCCGCGCTTGCAAAACCCTATCTGGTTGCGCCGCTAATCCTAGATCAGCGCGTGATCGGTGAGGCATGGATTTTTCCCAGGGATGATCGAAAAAATTTTTCAGTTGAAGCCAAGCCTCTATTGAACGGGCTGCAACCTTATCTTAAGGACAGCCTTTATCAAAATTTGCAAAATCGTCTGCGTGCCGAGGGTGTCGTCACGTTGCAAGATTTAGAAGGTGTTGGCATTTCGCCAATTTTTGATGAAGCACGCTTAGAGCTTAAGTTAGATCTTCCTCTTAAATACCGTAAGGGCAACGATTTGGATTTGAACTATGCAGAGTTGAGCAGTCGCCCTTATCAACGTCCGCGCGAACATAGTGGTTATTTGAACCTGCGACTGCAGCAATCCTATCAGTATGGCTCGGGTGCTAATGACGAAAAACTGCCTCTGTCTTCGCATGTGGATTTTGTCGAAAATATCAGAGGCTTTGTATTAGAGTCTTCCGGCGAATATCTAGAGGGGAGTGCTCACCCGTGGAAACGTCAGGATACCCGCATTCGCAAAGACGACGAAGAAAGAATGTTACGCTATACACTGGGCGATTTGACCCTAAGCGCTCGTGGATTTCAATTGGCGCCTAACATCGCAGGTCTTTCTGTGGTGCGGGAATTTTCTATTCAACCCTATAAAACCCTTCGTCCTTTAAGTAATACAGAAATTGTTATTAAGCGGCCTTCGTTTGTTGAAGTTTATGTGAATGGATTCTTATTCAGTCAGCTTCGTTTGGCTCCCGGAGTATTCAACATTCGAGATTTTCCGCTAGCCCTAGGGCAGAATAACGTCAAAGTTAAAATTCGCGACGATTTCGGACAGGAAGAGACTTTTGATTTTTCGGTTTTGTTTGAAAACACTTTATTAGGTCGGGGAGTGCAAGAATTTTCTTATGCCTTCGGTCAGCCTTGGAGCGAGTCCGGTGCCGACCGAGCTTATGATAAGAATAGTGCTGTCACATTGTTTCATCGAATGGGTTTGAGCGACCAACTTACTTTTGGTTTGAACTTCCAAAACTACCTTGCTCAATCTTTAACTGGAGTTGAGTTTTCTGGTATCAGCCGCTGGGGCTATTTTTCTTTCGACGGCGCGCATGCATCACGCAGTGACGATTTCCAAGGTTATGCTGAAAGGATTCGTTACCGAACTTTGGATAGAATGTTCGGAATAGATGTTCCCATTGTTTTGACTCTGGAAGCTGAAAACCGAGATCCTAATTTTGTTCCCGTTTCGATTCTTGATGTAGGTTTGAACTCGTTCTTAAGACGCTATGATTCGCAGCTGAATTTTCGCTTTTCACAAAACTGGTATTTTGGGTTGGGCGCGGGGGCGCTGGAAGTTCCTTCGGGTCCCGATGAAAGAATTTATCGCGCAAACTTTGTCATTCCAATCAACAATCAAATACGCGTTGAGCTGGGATATAATAAAACCGTAGCTCAAAATGAAGAGGATCGTGGGTTGATATCATTCTTCTGGGCTGAGCCTCAGGGCAAATACAGCGCCAGTGCATATTATGACAGCCTTCAGAAGTCCGCAAATTTGACCGTGAACAGAAATAACCTTTACAAGTATGATGATTTCAGGGCCTCTGCCTCTTTGCAGGGAAGCGATGGCAATGAAGGTGGAAATCTTAATGCCGAATACTTGTCACAGGCATTTAGTTTGCGTTTAGAACATTTCACCTCTCGCCAGAATTCTTCGGACATCAATACAACGTCCTTGGGTCTTAACACCGGCATCGCCTGGGTCGGTTCACACGCGGCGCTGACGCAACCAATCTACGACAGTTTCGTTTTAGTTCATTCGGAAATCTTGCCTGAAGAACAAGAGTTGGTAATCAACCCAAACGGCGACAAGGGTGAAGCGAAACTCGGCCCTCGTCACACCAGCGTCTTGCGCGATCAAACGGCTTATTACAAGTATACAGTAAATGTGGACTCTACGTCACTACCGGTCGGCTATTTGCTGGAAAAAGAATACTATAATGTGCAACCCACGTATCGAAGCGGAATCCTGTTGAACCTGAACTTGAAAAAGAAAGTCATGGTGAAAGGTCGTGTCGTTGATCAAAATGGTCGCGTTCTTTCATATATCGCCGGAGATATTCTAAATTCACAGGATCAGCTCGTGGATAATACGTTCTTCACAAACAAAAACGGCGGATTTCTTATTGAAGGTTTAGAGCCAGGAAAATATAAAATCATGACCGATCGCCCTTATCTTGGACCTCTGTATTTTGAAGTCAAAGAAGCTCCTGGAAATTCACTGGATTTGGGAAGCATTGTTTTAAAGAAAGAGGATAGTGAATGA
- a CDS encoding fimbria/pilus periplasmic chaperone, with translation MFKNILAVILGFVLIPCVSFAFRLTPMVVHFSPTGPKATQVLTLENPGNEKVPIQIEVFTRTTDDKGEEVRKKTEEFNIYPEQVVLLPNEKRNVRVTWSGEFQGTDEKAFRIIASQLPVEFRDRNAKPKANGVNLNFLLQYVASAYVTPEGAIPKIKVKEVRSLDKRKLSVTVANEGSAHFVLKPKSLKIYSGESLVASISPVADLENVNLLPKTEKTITVLTGKEITTKTLRGDLELAESGD, from the coding sequence ATGTTCAAAAATATTCTGGCCGTGATTCTTGGTTTTGTGCTCATTCCCTGTGTATCCTTTGCATTTCGTCTGACACCGATGGTGGTTCATTTTTCGCCGACAGGACCCAAAGCGACACAAGTTCTGACTTTGGAAAATCCTGGCAATGAAAAGGTTCCGATTCAGATAGAGGTTTTCACGCGAACCACTGACGACAAGGGCGAAGAGGTTCGAAAGAAAACCGAAGAATTCAATATCTATCCTGAACAAGTGGTGCTTCTGCCCAATGAAAAAAGAAATGTGCGAGTCACGTGGTCCGGGGAATTCCAAGGGACAGATGAAAAAGCCTTTCGTATCATCGCTTCGCAGCTTCCAGTTGAATTTCGTGATCGGAATGCGAAGCCCAAAGCCAACGGCGTCAATCTTAACTTTCTTCTGCAATACGTGGCTTCGGCATATGTCACTCCTGAAGGGGCGATCCCCAAGATCAAAGTCAAAGAAGTCAGATCTTTGGATAAAAGAAAGCTCAGTGTAACAGTGGCGAATGAAGGTTCTGCCCATTTTGTTTTGAAGCCCAAGTCTTTGAAGATTTATTCTGGCGAAAGCCTGGTAGCAAGCATTTCACCAGTGGCGGATTTAGAGAACGTCAATCTTCTGCCTAAGACCGAAAAGACGATCACCGTCCTGACCGGCAAAGAAATAACGACTAAGACCTTGCGTGGAGATCTTGAACTTGCGGAGTCCGGCGATTGA